Within Streptomyces antibioticus, the genomic segment CTTCACGTTGTTCCACGCGGTGCTCGAGCTCGTGCCCTTGCGCTCCACCTCGAACAGGGCCTTCGCGATCTGCTCCTGGACGTCCTGGTCGTTCACGCCGAGGATCTGCACCGGCGCCTGCTCGGCGGCGCTGCCGAAGATCTCACCGATCGGGGCGCCCGAGAAGTACGGGTCCTTGGTGTCCGCCACCTTCTCGATCGCCGGGACACTGGAGGGGAAGTTGCCGATCCTCTGGAAGAGCTTGGCCTGCTGCTCCGGGGCGGTCAGCCACTGGACCAGGTCGTACGCCTCCTTCTTGTGCTGGCTCATCTTCGGGATGGCGAGGTACGAGCCGCCCCAGTTGCCCGCCCGTCCGGGCATCTTGGCGACGTCCCACTTGCCCTCGCCCGCCTTGCCGGCCTGGCCCTTGATGTAGCCGAGCATCCACGCGGGGCACGGCAGCGTGGCGAACGAGCCCGCGGCGAACGCCTGGTTCCAGGAGGGCGACCACTGGTCCAGCGAGCCGCTCAGCCCGGCCTCGGCCGCCTCGACGGAGAGGTCCCATGCCTCCTTGACCGTGGGGCTGGTCTCCCAGATGAGCTTGCCGGAGGTGTCGTAGTAGCGCTCCTCGGACTGCCCGGCGACGTTGGTGTAGATGCTGCGCACGCTGTCGATCCAGGCGCTCTTGCCGGGCGCGCTCTTCTTGTACTGCTTGCCGAGGTCGAGGTACCCCTGCCAGGTGGACCACCGCTGGGCGAGCACCTCGCGGTCGGTGGGCAGCCCGGCCTTCTTGAGGAGGTCGGTGCGGTAACACATGGCTCCGGGGCCGTTGTCGGTGCCCAGGCCGATCACCGCGCCGTCCTTGGTGGTGGCCGCGCCCCACTTGGCGGCGGTGAAGTTCTTCTTGAGCTTGCCCGCGCCGTACTGGTTGAGGTCCTCGAACTTGTCGCTCTGCAACTGCGCGACGGACG encodes:
- a CDS encoding ABC transporter substrate-binding protein, whose translation is MHIARAARSTLIRLGAVALASTLLAACGSGSTGGQQSDGKVTLSIDLFGTFGFEEAGLYKEYEKLHPNITIKQTDTEQEQNYWKSLQTRLAGGGGLADVQGVEIGRITSVAQLQSDKFEDLNQYGAGKLKKNFTAAKWGAATTKDGAVIGLGTDNGPGAMCYRTDLLKKAGLPTDREVLAQRWSTWQGYLDLGKQYKKSAPGKSAWIDSVRSIYTNVAGQSEERYYDTSGKLIWETSPTVKEAWDLSVEAAEAGLSGSLDQWSPSWNQAFAAGSFATLPCPAWMLGYIKGQAGKAGEGKWDVAKMPGRAGNWGGSYLAIPKMSQHKKEAYDLVQWLTAPEQQAKLFQRIGNFPSSVPAIEKVADTKDPYFSGAPIGEIFGSAAEQAPVQILGVNDQDVQEQIAKALFEVERKGTSSSTAWNNVKKGVQNALG